The genome window GCTCAAGCACCTACATCCACATGGAAAATGACCTACTGGAGAGCTGAGGACTAGCACAGCTCCTCCAACTTTAACCCTACAAGAAGAAAGGGGCAGCTGGGAATGCTCCACTGTTAAGCCCTCACTGCTCCTCTGGACTCATCTACAGAGACGGCAAGTGTGAAACAGCCAGTCGGCTTCGATTCTCCCTCTGCTTTCTCTAGTCCTTATCTTTATAAAACCAACCTCTTGGTCACTGAAACCTTTTTGGGGGGAAGGAGGTTCAAgacagcttctctgtgtagtcctggctgtcctggaactcactctgtagcccaggctggcctcgaactcacagagatccacctgcctctgcctcccaagtgctgggatataccaccacactcagattGGAAACCTTTTTAGAGTTTATGTCTAATTGGCTACATGTGGAATAATGTTAGCAAAGGACAGATTCCAACCATCTAGCTcaaaggggtttttgttgttgtttgtttgtttttatgtacatgtgtgtaagcGCACCACATATGTACaagagcccacagaggtcagaagagggtgctggagcccctggaactagtGTTTTagcagttgtaagctgctgtTTGGACGCTCGCAGCCCACTGCAAGAACAACCCGCTCGTTCTCTcagtggctgagccatctctctagtccctggcTCAAAGGCTGGAAGTGGCTGTATTTTTCATTGTGTAATCAGGCAGGTAGAGGTAGGACAATCAggggctcaaggccagccttgactgcTAGCCTGGGTAATGTGACATCTGGTCTCCAACGACAACAAATTCCTAGACAGGTTCATAGCCAACTACATTACCCATTGTCTCACTGTTCTCCATTCTTTACGGCCAAGCACCAGAGAAGGGAAATACAGTTGTCAGCAGGAGTATGACACGCAGTGCCTTTGTCTAGAGTCTGCCTTCTGACTAGTGTGGACAGCTAACAAAGGAGTCCTTCATCGTCAAGGCCAAGTGGGCTGCAGTTCGTCTAGGCAGCTCCTTCTTGgtgtgtgaggaggaggaagagaataaTTGGCCTAAAATAACCAGACATTCATAgtgggaggggagcagagaaATGCTGACGTTGCCCAGAGCACTGACAGAGGACTTTGTGTGATACGCCCTTGTCTCACTGGCTGCCTGCACTGCCTGGGCGGCGTGGAAGAAGGCAGTCTGGCTGTAGGGCAAGCTGTCAAGAGGGTGCAACATGCAGGGTCAACAGTGAACTCGCAATATTCAGGGTaaacctttgttgttgttgtttgagacggTTTCACTATGTGGTCTGGACTAGCTGGGGACTCACTATATAGAGttctcacaaagatctacctggttccgccttccaagttctgggattaaaagtatgtaccaccacgCTTGGCTAGAGCAAATGTTTCGAAACATTCAGTGGCCAGAGGTAAAATCAGTGGCAGCATAGTCAGTATGTGCAAGATCCTGGCTTCAATCTCCAGTGCTGAAAAAGgcatttaaagagagagagagagagacagaaagagagacagagagacagaaagagagagagagagagagacagaaagacagagagagacagagagacaaagacagagagagacagaaagaaagagacagagagacagaaagagagagagagacagacagagagagacagagagacagaaagacagagaaagagagagagacagagagagtcagagagacagacagagagagacatagagacagagagagtgagagacaggagagagacaaagagacagagagacagagagagacatagacagagagacagagagacagaaagagagagacagagagacagaaagagagagacagagagacagaaagagagagagacagagagaaagagacagagagacagaaagagagaaagacagagagagacagagagacagaaagacagagagagagagagagagagagacagagagacagagacagagagagagagacagagagagacagagagacagaaagagagagagagacagagacagagagagagaaattgtgtGACTTAAGAAGCTCCtgctatgaattcaaggccagcctggtctacagagttagttccagggtagccaaggctacatatagttaagaccctgtctcaaaacaaaaccaacaacttgaaggagatttctagggccagtgagatgaatCAGTGGGTAAAGAGGCTTGCCGCCAgccccaatgacctgagttcagttcccaagattccatggtggaaggagagaaccaaccccgacaaattgtcttctgacctccaaaggagTGCTATGGCACCAGCATAATACCCCCTAGCCCCgattaaataaaaaccataattttaaaaggtaacgatggctggagagatggctcagcagttaagagcactggctgctcctccagaggacctgagtttgattcccagcacccagctggctcacaaccatctgtaactccaggtctaggagatctgatgtcctcttgtgctctctgtaggcaccaggcactcacatgccACAGAGATATATGTGCGATTTAAACACtgcacaaatgaaaaaaaaaattgcaacaaAAAAAGACCCTTAAGCGCTTTGGGCCACACAGCACTGTCCGTCAAGCTTAGCATGCGGCTCCGATTTTGGAGCACCACCTTCCTCTGTAAACATGCAAACAATGCTGGGGTCTGCTGAGGGACTCACCTGCCCTGTGTCCCTGGTCCAAGGCTTTCTGCTGTCCAACCTTTAGCATCTCCCTGTTGATGTCACAGACTATGACAAGCGAACCACCCAAGGGATCCTCTTCATTCTGGTACTTTTTGGCAATTTCTTCCCAGGATAAATTTTGCTGAGCCCTTAACTGCCTCTTCCGTTTCCTCTGATGCTGTGCCTGAACATACCTAAGGAACCGGAATGCAATGTCACCTGCAGGAAGCCAACAGAAGGAAAGATACAAATGAAACCAGACAGACAGTATCCCAAGCCCCAAGAACACATGCAGAGAGGGATGTGATCGTGGAAGGATACTTCTGCTCCTTACAGTAGAAACCGAttcccactcccgcccccaaAAGGACGTGTCTATAttgtctaggctggccttcaactcccgATCGTCCACCTATGGTCTCCtgggctgggattatagatgcatgCTACCATCCCTGAGTTaaactaaaccctttccttccttcttccctccctccttcaattcTTTTGTGATACtctttcatgtagcccagtctggccatGAGCTCACTAAGTAGCTAAGGATGATTCTGaccttctggtcctcctgcctctacaccacacaaatggtctttaaaatagttttaagggCTATTTTAAAGGTTaagggcaggggttggggatttagctcagtggtagagcacttgcctagcaagcacaaggccctgggttcgctcctcagctccggcaaaaaaaaaaagactggtaaAGGGCTACTGGTGTGGCTCAGGTGGGAGAGTGCTTCCTAGTACACATAAATCAAGGGGCTCTAAGCCTAGCACGGCATACACCaagcgtggtggtgcatgcctacaatcccagcacttgggagggggaggaaaaaggATCAGGGCAGCCACAGCCAAGTAATGAGTTTGAAATCAGCCTGTGGTACatgaaacccatctcaaaaaagaaaaaaaaaaaaaaaaaaaaaaagccactcacAGCAGCACATGTCCACTACTTGGGAGGCACGTGGATGATCTTTGTGCTAAAAGGTCTGCatgatctatatagcaagttccaggttagccatggcaacatagtaagaccctgtctctaaaaaacaaaacaaacaaaaaaagcaacgaCTTACAGAAGCAGTATGTGTAGTATGTACTCTAAAGCActgagtcacttctccagcccctatttgtttggtttttgagacagggtcttgatctgtagcccaggctggcctcgcatgCACTATGgaatccaggctggctttgaatttacttggctcctcctgcctcagcctcccaaatgctgagattaaaggctttcTGATGCACACTCTCTTGGCATTTTTCTCCCTAGGTGCTCAGTGTGCAACAAGAAACAAAGGCCACAGTATGCTTTGATGCCTCATGTGCAAGAGGGTGAGGAGGAAGGCAGCCTGAAAAGCTTGTGTCCTAAACAGCTTGTGTAAAGTGGGAAGGAAAGGCCAAACAGGATGAAACAGGCTGGGGAAAAGCTCCGTGACACAGTACTTAACTACTGTATTTTGAAGCCCTGGGCTTACTCCCCAGCATTGAGGaggaaaaccaaagcaaaacaaaacaaaaaacaagctgggcatgCTGCCGGCgggctgtgatcccagcacttggggggcagaagcaggagggccTTAGAGAAGCGCCAGGCACAAAGCTGCTCTGGACCGACATGCTTGCCCTTTCTCAGAAGTTAAATGCACACTGATCCTTCAGTCACCACCATCAGCCCAAGAGGCAGCCCACTTCTACAGCAGACAGGCCTAACACTCAGCCTTCCCCAAGGACACCAAGCAGGGCGTTACCTGTGCCGCCAGCCACATCGAGCAGTTGGGTCCCCGGCAatgggtgcattttcttgatcagCAAATCTTTCCAAGCACGATGGATGCCGAGACTCATCATGTCATTCATCACATCATACTTCTTGGCTACACTCTCAAACACCTGATAGACTGGGGTGGGGCAGTTATCAACAGGATTAATATGGGGAAAAACTAAGtgaaaaagacaaaggaaggcTTTCCCACTTGAAAGTGCCTGTCTTTGCAAGGTGATGCTAAGCCACAATGCTTGATACCCAAGGTGCACCTTAACATTATGTTTCCCCTctcatggtgctggggatggaatccagggccttgcacatgacAGGTAGGACCCTACCACTGAGTGACTTCCCCAGACCCCAACACCACTCTGCATCAAATGCTTAAAGGTGTACAGGAGAAACCAACCTCTTTCCTAATGTCCAACATCACTTTCAAATAGGGTGTTGGGTTAACTGTGagtatgtatatgcatgaaaCACAAGCTTCACGTGGTTTTTCATGCCATGACTCATGATGAAAATAAGAGGTGTATGTCATAATCAGTGACCAGTTATGTCATCTATTTTATAGACTGCAGGCTGATGTGTGTCATCATGGATGGGTTAATCAGTTTACACTCATTCATGTCAGAGCATAATACTTGTGCTGTTTCCTGGTCTCTCGGTGACAAACCAATGTGGCATGCTTAGTTCAGGGAAGGAGGAAATTGAGTAACAGAAATGAGGCGACCAGAGGAATGAGGTTCAGATCAGTGCGCAGGACTAAAGCCCtgaatttaatcccagaaccacaaaaaacaaaaagcaaacaacaatagcaacatggaagagtgatgggggaatgtccttctgtatgctgtgaaaatatgttgctctgactgggTGAGAAACAAAGccctttggcctatggcaaggcagcttagaggcaggcgggaaatccaaacagacagacaggaagagaaaggagaggaaaaagcagATACCACcgaaggaacaacatgccagcagaccagtaagtcATGGCCacgtagcaacttatagattaatagaaataggttaatttcagatctaagaaataaataacaagaagcctgccatggacatagtttaaaaataatattagcctgtgtgtgtttatttgggtcagaGCGACGGGGTAccggcaggtgagagagatttgtcctgacctcggaccaggcgggacacaggggACTCTTCAGCTACAGAGGAGTGCATCGAACAAGTGGGGAGAACAGAGTGGGAATGCAAGCGTGTCAGAGCAGTCACAGGCACAAGAGGTGATGGTGGGGGCACACTGCTGGGGCCCACGAGCCTTCAGACACACAGCAGAGGGAGTCTGTGAGGGGAGACTTCTAACCTAGGGGAGGCCAACCAGGTTCAGATGTTTCAGAGCAGAAGCGGCAGGAAATAAAATCAcgggggccagggagatggatcAGCGGGTGGAGCACCTGCcacagggccagggagatggatcAGCGGGTGGAGCACCTGCcacagggccagggagatggctcggcGGGTGGAGCACCTGCCTCCAAGCCTGAAGatgtgagtttgagccccaggacccatatggcaaaggagagaactgattcccgcaagttgtcctccgacctccaccgagcccacagatatgcacacacataatcaaTACACATGTGATagagtttttctttctataactTCCATTAAAGGGGTTCTTAGAGCTATTTCATGATGTTAAAGCACAAGGGCTAGAAGCTGaccaagccacctctccatcccctaACAAAAAGTTTAGAATGGGGTTAATGGCAATTTGCCAAGTCATAGGAAACACACTTAATCCCTACTGACAAGGGAACAGTGTTCAAATTGCTCCtggtacttttttgttttgtttttgtttgtttgggttttttttttgttgttgtttggtttttttgtttggttggttttttgagacagggttttcctgtgtagctttgcgcctttcctggatctcgctctgtagaccaggctggccttgaactcacagagatctacctggctctgcctcctgagtgctgagtttaaaggcgtatgctgctgctgctgctgctgccgctgccgccgccgccgccgccgccgccgccgccgccgctgccaccaccaccaccaccaccaccaccggccggCCGGCcggctggctgtgtgtgtgtgtgtgtgtgtgtgtgtgtgtgtgtgttttaaaggggaggggatggtgtCATTCCTTAGTAAGAAACGAAGAACTCGGACTCTACAGCCAGAAAACCAAACTGTAGTAGTTCCCACTTACTAGCAATTTTATATCTGTCTCTgtagagacaggctctcactatctgaagctggcttcaaatttgagGCATAGTAGAGAACTaccttgaacttggaatcctcctgcatccacctccccaagtgctggggtcccAAGTttacaccaccacacacaacgGAGCTGCGGGGAGTGAGAGGCAagaagcactctacccactgtgcTACATTCCCGGGCCCCTTAACTCTGTTTCCCAAGAAAGGGATTAACATCAGTCACTAATGGGGAACTGAAGTGAGAAAtgcggggtgggggtgagaaTGTCTACACGGCGCCTGGCAGAGGACATCCTCAAAGCTGGTGAGTTAAGgttgcctttcatcccagcactcaagaggcagaggcaggcaggcgcATGTctgggagctcaaggccagcctggtctacacatcaagCTCGAGGACAAtcaaggttacacagagagacatgaggagggaggagaaggaggaggaggaggaggaagaagaaagaagaaagaaagaaagaagaaaggaagaagaaggaagaagaaggagaagaaggagaagagagggaggaggagaaggagaaggtggagaaggagaaggagaaggtggaggaggaggaggaggggaaggaggaggaggaggaggggaaggaggagggggaggaggaggagaaggagaaggtggagaaggaggaggagaaggagggggaggaggaggaggaggaggagggggaggaggaggagaaaggagggggaggaggaggagaaggtggagaaggaggaggagaaggtggagaaggaggaggaggaggagggggaggaggaggagaaggaggagggggaggaggaggagggggaggaggaggagggggaggaggaggaggagaaggtggagaagggaggagaggagggtggaggggtgaggaggagagaagaaggagggggaggaggaggagaaggagggggggaggaggagtgtGATGGCCCGCCTGCAACTCCAGTGCACAGGTGGCAGAGATCCGGAAATCCCCAGAGCAGACTGGTTAGCCAGGCTAGCTGAAATGGTGAGTCCACCTAGAGACCCTGACTCAGCAAAGAATGTGGAGAGTCATGGACAGAGACACCCAACGCCAGCCTCAGAACCCCATACAGACGTGCATATGTGAGAAAACATTCATAATGCATGCATGCCGCATTCCTATGTAAAAATCAGTAAGAAAGAAATAACGTAATATAGTTAAGTGAGGATATGCTAGTTAGGCAGGAGGCTCCGATAGAAAAGCACCAACAGTTGGGAGGGGTACAGAAGGACTTCTTAGTGCCAGGTGGAGGATATGTGACACACAGAACACCATTTTCCTTTAATGGTGTTAGGGGTCAAATCCAGGGCCCCACAGACACAATCAGGTTTTCTACCCTGAGCTACTCCCTCAGCTGATTAGGGGAATTTTAGCAATGGTGTACGAATGACAACCAgattggcacatgcctgtagtacTAATACTCAAGAAAcctaaacaggaaatacagaatgtAAGGCTACCCTgtgctatacagtgagaccatgtctcataTAAGAGAGAAAGACAGTACAGCTTAGTGGGAGGGTACTTGCATGGGCAAagctctgagtttgaatcccagtaTCATGGGGGGAAAGAATAACACTGCATggatcagaggctggagagatggctaagagactgtattcttcttccagaggacctgagttgagttGAGTTCTATTGGGTTAGCTGGAACTCCAGCTTCTAGTCTGTagaggcacctgcactcatgtgcacagacccacacacaggcacacacacacaatttataaatAGTAAAATTCCATcttgaggcagaagcagatagcTCTCTCtaagtttcaagccagccagggatacatgaaGACcctgtgccaaaaaaaaaaaaaaagcaggaattAGACTCTTAATT of Onychomys torridus chromosome 22, mOncTor1.1, whole genome shotgun sequence contains these proteins:
- the Coq5 gene encoding 2-methoxy-6-polyprenyl-1,4-benzoquinol methylase, mitochondrial, which encodes MHSSVAEESPVSRLVREGKHNVKVHLGYQALWLSITLQRQALSSGKAFLCLFHLVFPHINPVDNCPTPVYQVFESVAKKYDVMNDMMSLGIHRAWKDLLIKKMHPLPGTQLLDVAGGTGDIAFRFLRYVQAQHQRKRKRQLRAQQNLSWEEIAKKYQNEEDPLGGSLVIVCDINREMLKVGQQKALDQGHRAGLEWVLGDAEELPFDDDKFDVYTIAFGIRNVTHIDRALQEAHRVLKPGGRFLCLEFSQVNDPLISRLYDLYSFQVIPVIGEVIAGDWKSYQYLVESIRKFPNQEEFKEMIEDAGFQKVTYESLSTGIVAIHSGFKL